The Streptomyces sp. NBC_00569 genomic sequence GTCCTCGTCGACGGCGACCCCATCGCCCGCGCCGAGACGATCGCCTGCATGGCCACGGAGCTCGCGCTGGGGCCCCATGCGGATCACGTCGAGGTCGTAGCATCCGGGCTGGGCTCCATGGGCGCCGAACTTCAAGCGTTCGGCGTCCAGTACCTGCCCGACGTTCCGCAGGCCGCCGGTGCGTTCGCCGCGCGGATCCTGGAAGCCCACCAGGACCCCGAAGACCGCGGGATCCCGTACGTCATGCTGTGCGGCGGTGACCTGGACGCAGACACCGCATGGCAGATCGCCGAAACTCTCGACCACTCCCGCGGCTTGACCCCGTGCGTACTCGTGCTGCCCGCCAGCGCCGCATCGTTGTTCCCCGACGCGGAAATCCTTAACGCTTCGGCCGACGCGCCGCAGGACGTCAGTGCCATCGGCATCGATGTCCTCCTGCAGCGCCTGGACGCGGCGTCCATCACTCAACTCGCCGCCGCCTACCGCCAGACCAGCCGACCCGCACAGGGACCCGAGGGCGTGTGGAAGCACGTCCCACCGGAGCCCATCGAGGTACCCGAATCAGCCCCTGCCGTCCATCCGGTCCCCGACCCGCGGCAAGACAACAATGACCGTTCCGGGCCGGTGCCCGCTGGCGACGCGGCAGGCCAGCACCAGGACGTCGCGACCCGTCGCGACAACACGGACGCCGCACAGGCGCAGCCGGTCGCGTTCCAGGCCCTGCTGGATTCTGCGGGCGACCCGGGCCAGGCATCGCTCAAAGCCGTTCCGCCCGCACCCACTTCGGTGAGCGGAGAGCCTGCCGAGCGGATCGGGCCGCGGTTCCTCATCCCGCCCGTTCACTCTCTCACTGCTGCCGAGCGCACCCCGCCGATCCTCAAGACCGACGCCGACAAGACCCTCGCCGGAGCCGGGCCGGACGACACTGCTCCCCGGCTGCGGGTCCTGGGCACACTGGAATTGCACAACGCCGGAGACTTGGAACCCCGCCTCATCGGGCTTGCTGCGCACCTGCTGCTCAAACCGCACAGCAGTGCCGAGAGGCTGTGTGAGGACCTGGGCGATGGAGAGCCCTGGTCACCGAAGACGCTCGGCTCACGGCTGCGGGACCTGCGTACCAGACTCGGCGCAGACGTCGACGGCGACCTGTATGTCCCGCAGCGCAAAGGCAAATCATCCCCCTACGCGCTCTCGGACAAGGTCCGCTGCGACTGGCACGATTTCGAGCGGCTCGCGAAACTGGGGGTCAGCCGTGGCGAGGACGGCCTGCACTACCTTGAACGAGCCCTGGCCATGGTCGACGGTGCCCCATTGGGCGAGCATGCAGCATCTTGGATGAGCGGACTGCGCACCGCCATGCAAGCCCGCATCGTCGACACCGCACACCACGTGGCCAGCTACCGCACGCAAGACGGTCGGCATCAAGACTTCCCCAGCGCCCGACAAGCCTGCACCACCGGCCTCAACGCCGACGGCCACTCCGAAACCCTCTACCGAGCCCTGATGCGCGCCGAGGCCGCAGCAGGCAACCGCACCGGCCTGCGCGCCGCCATCGCACAATGGCAGGACGCGAACCGGCACCTGACCCGAGACCAGATCGACAAGAAGACCCAGACGCTCGTCGACAAGCTGCTCGCCGCCTCCTAGCTGGGCTGGAACCGATCTCTTGGGGCCGTGGCCGAGTTCGTTCTGGCGGCGGCGAGTTCGCGGGCAGCGTAGGCCAGCAGTTCCTCCGCCGCCGCCCTATTCGACACGGGCGGACTGCCCTACCAGCGTGCCACCGTCTCCCGGACCACCGCGATAATGCGCCTGGCGAACCAGCTCGCCGTCCAGGCTGGCTGCCTCACCAGCGGCCGGTGACCACAATCGAGCCGTGCAGCGGATACAGGGACAGGCCGCTCCAGGCAGCCTGAGACGTCACCGACAGCAGGCGCGGACCACACCGTCCGGGACAGAAGGGCAGCACTCTCCGGGCACCAAGCTCGCTCGGGTGGCCCGGATTTGGGGCTGGCGAACAGCCGCCCAGGGGATCTCAGCTCTCCACCGGCCATTCAGAGCCCATCTTGAACCTCAGTCCGGGAGCAGTTCCTCGGCTCTCGGGGCCAGTTCGAGGGGGACCTGACGAACGGTTCCGGATTCGACGACGAGTACGTCGGGGATGTGGTCTTCGTAGAAACGCACATAGCCGATGGTGCCCACGGTCGTTGTCCGCGCAGCGATCCACTTGAGGAGATGCCGCAGGCTTGCGAAGTCGTCGGGGTGCACCTCCTGACGTGCCAGCAAGGAACAGCCTCGAGGCCCGCTCTGGAGCAGGCCTGCCAGCGCCCCACCGATGCGCTGCGCGGGGCCGGTGCCGGTCAGTAGTGGATATTCCTCATCACCGTCCGGTTTCTCGTCTTCTGGTGTCTCGCCCAGGTGCCACCGGAGCAGACCCAGCTCTGCGGAATCCGGGAGGTCCAAGGCCAGCTGGAGTTCGTAGAAGTCACCCACGACAGCAACGCTAGCGCTGCGGTTGGTCGACCCCGCTCGCAGGGGCTGGATCAACGGGTGTGCCGGTGCGTGGCCTTGGGGAGGGCGCGTCCGATCAGAGTCCTCAGCTGGGCACTGTCACCGCCATGAGATTGCCGTCCCCAAGGTGCAGCCACCCCTGGCCAGGAGTGATTGCGCAGCCGACAACCGAGTCTCCCGTCCTGATGCCGACCCAATCATCAGAGTGCCGCTCCTGAGGAGATAGAAGGAGGCAAGCCCCGAATGCCCCCGTGCCCTCGACTCCGACCGCTTGCAGGTCGCCATGCGCACGCAGCCACGCCAGCAGCAGACGGTAGCCGTCCGGGGTCGTGGGGAACGACGCGGTAGCCAGGTGCCGGCCCATACAGTCGATCACCGCGCCCTGGTGGACATCGGTGTGGGTGTCCACGCCGCTGATCACCGCGACCCGATCCGCCATGCTGGATGCCTGTCCTTCCGCGCGAGCACTATGGATCGCACGCGGCTGGCCGGACACCAGGACAGACTCTGATGGGGCCTGCGTCCAGGCTCCTGACTTGTTCAATCGAGTCCAGACGCTCGGTCTGCAGACGTAGCGTCCAGGGTGCCGGTCAGCACGGGCCCGCAGTGCTCCTTGCCGCCCCCGAGCCGGCTCACTGCTAGCGTTCCGCCGCTGACCAGCACCCGCGCGGTGTGGCTCGGCAGAGGCATGAAGGTGACGCCTGTGCAACGTGGTCTACCGGATCATGAAACGCGACCAACGGAACCACGTCGGATCCGCTTCACAAACAGAGGCGCTATGCCGTCACCGAAACCCGACCGGCCACGCGCACAACAGCACCGCCCGGCCAGCCGACGGTTCCTGGAGAAGACAACCCAAGCGTCGATCGTTCGTCGGGTCAGGCAGCCCGAGCGGTGCCGCCGCCGTTCTCACAGTCGTTCGTACAGTGGCGCGCTCCGCCTGGACGCCATGAACCACGCCCGCTCCACGGAATGTGGGTCGACGGCAGACGGGATGGGAGCTGGGGAGAGTGGTGGGTTGATGCAGTAGTGGCGCCTGCGCGTCGATCGGGCTACTGAAGTGCGACTTTGTCGAATAAGGCCGAAAGACACCCTGTTTGAATGACGTACCGGGCACTCACACTCAAATAATGGCGGTTCTCCACGGTGTCAGCCAGCCTGAGTGCCTGTTGTGTTCCTCGAACGGGCCCGACGTTCGTGAGCGGGGACGGATCATTCGCCTGTCAGCTGAACTCTGCGACAGGTGCTGGAATAAGGTCGCCAACGAGCTTGCCGTGAGCGAGGGCGCCACAGCTGCACCGGAGCCCGAGTTCGACCCGGATGACGTCGAATGGATCGAGCCTCGTACGTGCCGGCATTGCGATGCACTGGTGCGTTGCTACCCGACCAACTATGACCGTTGGGTCGAACTGGCCACGTTCGAGCTGCCGGCGAAGAAGGTCCCTCCCCTGCACCGTTGGCGTTTGATGCGTCCGAAGGCGGCGAATACCCCGATTACTGTGGCGACAGTGGCCATCAGGATCGGCGCCATCGATCCCACGCCCGGAGAGCCCGTCATTCCCGCTCATGAGTTCGTGTGTCTGAGGCACGAAGCATGACCGTTGAGACGTTCAGCGATGGATGGCCACGCTCAGCGCCAGTTGGCCGCTGTGGCTACCCTCCCTGCATGGAGCAGGCTCATCCCCTCGTTCGCGACATCTTCCCGGACCTCGTCGCCGAACTGGCCACTCTTCTGGAGAAGGAGGGGGAACACGTGCTGGCCATCAGCGTGCGGGATGTTCACCTGGTTGGTGAGTGTGGCTGCGGTGATGACTTCTGCCAGAGCATCCGGACAGCAGATCATCCGCAGGGACAGCCGTTCGGCCCGGGCCATCGGTGCGTAAAGAGCGCCGGAGGCTCATCCTCCGGCGCCCTTCAGACAGTTGGGATCCGCACGGGGTTGTACACCCTTGGATCACGATCGGGCATCAGGCGATCTTCGCCTCGCACGAGGCGGCCGCCACCAGTCGAAGATCATTTACGGGACAACCTTTAGGGCCTCACACGGACAGTAGTAGCGGTGAGTGTCTAACTGCGTGACAACCGCGATGCACACCCGCGAACAACCGTGGACGTCAGCGGACCATCAGCGCCGGTGACAGGCACAGCAACCCAAGGGCAGCGAGCATCCCCAGTTGCTTCGAGACGAAGCGGTCGCGTCGCTAAGGTGCAATGTGTGAGCGACGACGTTCCGGCCTGCCCTGAGTGCGGCCAGCCCATGCGGTCTGGTGGCCTCGTGCTCTCCGAGCGGAAGGACGATGGCCGGCAGACCTGTCGGTCGCTGTGGAAGTGCGCCGACCGACACATCTGGTGGCGCTGAGCCGACCGGCCGGACGGGCCATGGGAACTCTGCCCCGTGCCGCAACTGTTCCGCTGACATCCAACGCTGACATCAACGAGCCCGGACGGCGGCATACGGCAGCGCCCGGCAACGGCACCCGCGCACAGGTTGGACCGCAGCCACGCAGGGGCGGGATCGAACTTACAAGGCAGATGCCGGTCGGCCCGGTGCCTGGGGAACCTACGAGGGCCGCTCAAGCCGGGCCGCCATATCCGCGAAGGCCTCCACTGCTTCTCGCGCAACTTCCGATAGCTGGTTCAGTTGGACGGTGTCAGCCGCATCTTCAATCCTGATGGCGGCGGCCAGAGAGGCCCGTGCAGCGTTCAGTGCTGACTCGTCTGCGGGTAGGAGTTGGAGTCCCAAGAGCGCGCTTCGTGCCGCTGTGCGGGCCTGGTCGCATGCGTCCTTCGTGTCGATGTACCGCACCTCCGTGGGCTCGTGATCCCTCTTGATCCATCCCCGCCTGATCTGCCAACGCCGGAACTCAACAATGGCTCCCACGAACGTGTTGTAGGCGGCCAAGCGCTCCCGGCGTACACGTTCCGTCCGCGCGGCGAGCTCGAGTTTGGCTGCCTGGCGGTGTTGCAGCAGACCCGTGACGAGCGATCCCCCCAAGGTGCCTGCAACGGCTATGAGCGCGACAAGTAAGGACTGCATGTGTCGAGTTCAGCACAGCAGATTGCTACCCGCTGTCTGATTCACGGATC encodes the following:
- a CDS encoding DUF6083 domain-containing protein, encoding MAVLHGVSQPECLLCSSNGPDVRERGRIIRLSAELCDRCWNKVANELAVSEGATAAPEPEFDPDDVEWIEPRTCRHCDALVRCYPTNYDRWVELATFELPAKKVPPLHRWRLMRPKAANTPITVATVAIRIGAIDPTPGEPVIPAHEFVCLRHEA